Proteins encoded by one window of Roseibium sp. Sym1:
- a CDS encoding helix-turn-helix transcriptional regulator has translation MADRTRTRLLNALKSSGPQTAADLAAGLDVTTVAVRQHLDGLNRENLVDFEDLKGAVGRPKRVWALTAAGHQQFPDNHSNLILGLLNGMSEIFGDEGLDKLIAHREAQSRKSYQKALSAVQDLPGKLDVLADLRNQEGYMADVVDEGDAYLLIENHCSICAAATACQGFCRSELNLFKEVLGPEVSVERTEHQLSGGRRCVYRIEPRA, from the coding sequence ATGGCAGATAGAACGAGAACCCGTCTTCTGAACGCACTGAAGTCTTCCGGACCGCAAACAGCGGCGGATCTGGCCGCCGGGCTGGACGTGACCACGGTCGCTGTGCGGCAGCATCTCGATGGTCTGAACCGGGAAAATCTGGTTGATTTCGAGGACTTGAAGGGAGCCGTCGGCCGTCCCAAGCGGGTCTGGGCGTTGACTGCGGCCGGCCACCAGCAGTTTCCGGACAATCACTCCAACCTGATCCTCGGGCTCCTCAACGGCATGAGCGAGATCTTCGGGGACGAGGGCCTGGACAAACTGATTGCCCACCGGGAGGCACAGAGCAGGAAGTCCTATCAGAAGGCACTGAGCGCGGTCCAGGATCTGCCCGGCAAGCTGGACGTGCTGGCCGACTTGCGCAACCAGGAAGGCTATATGGCCGATGTGGTTGATGAAGGGGACGCCTACCTGCTGATCGAAAACCATTGTTCGATCTGCGCGGCCGCAACTGCCTGTCAGGGATTTTGCCGCTCCGAGCTGAACCTTTTCAAGGAGGTTCTCGGTCCCGAGGTCTCCGTGGAGCGCACGGAACACCAGTTGTCCGGCGGCCGGCGTTGTGTCTACAGGATCGAGCCGCGGGCCTGA